The Chanodichthys erythropterus isolate Z2021 chromosome 1, ASM2448905v1, whole genome shotgun sequence genome segment acaacaacttcctgtttcatggcaaaaCCTCAAATTTTGTCAGGCCACCACAGACACActcttcagtgaaaactctagatcttcgcaatgtAATGTCACAAAGggctttagattagactgatcGAATATGATGTTAATCTGAtcaaagctctaggaggagtttgttaaagtacaatgtgtagaaatgtcaaaaactgcacaaatttttcaaagaaaattataaatatctgacttcatgttggttttcagatttttgggctgttacatgtgtgtaccgaatttcatacctgtaagTGAAACGTAGGGCGAGAGGCACTttgttgaaattttgtaggtggcgctatcaagGCATTTGCCATGCCCAATTCTAAAACCCACATCAAaagtaaattttcaccacttctgacatgtgtgcaaagtttcttgagtttgaacatgtttaggccctcaaaaatgcggagaagaagaagaaacggagcaattccaataggttcctcacaccatcagtgcttgggccctaataataataataataataataataataataataagcagaGCAATTCCAAGAGCAAGAGATTCCAAGAGATTCCTAATAACAAGCACGCAGCAGTACAGGCAGGAGAATACAAGTACACAGGAGAAATGTAGGTGGTTGACAGAATCCAtccaatgtttttgaaaatattaatttgtcaaGACAATACAATCAAGAGTTTTAGCATTTAATGAGATATGTAACATTTGTAGCCCCACCACTTAAATGTGTAGGACTACAGAGAACAGACTAATATCACAAAATGCACTTCCAAACTAAAAGATAAGGTACagccctgctgaaaaatccagcataaACCAACATGAATTCCATGTTGGTCtaggctggtttatgctggttagaGTTGGTTTAGTGCTGGTCATGCTGTTCTCAAGCAAATCTGAGCTGGTGTATCTGGTCCACCAGCACTCccgctggatttttcagcagggagtTTAGCTTTGCAGTGTCCATTGCTGATagtttaaattcattattttcatatGTAGTCCCTGTTTGCCCTGTTGTTTTCCTGTGCCGTTATATTTTGGATTTGTTTACCCTGTTTATGACCTTTAGTCTACGTTTTTGACTACGATTGTGGATTACCCTTTCAATAAACTACTGCATTTGGATCAGGGCCATCGCCAGAACATATAGAATGGGGGGGCATTCGGTTTCCATAGGGGCGCACACATTTTTATAATCTGAGAAACAGACGTTCGCCAAAATAATAATGTCccgtatttattattaatgaaatagACTTCTATAATGAAATCAAGTTCTATATTACCACAAAAACACAAGATAGTCGATCCTAATTAGATCAAACTACACCAAAAACGAAACCCCTTTGCATTATGGCAATATACTTTGCAAACACGAGGCACAAAAGCTTTTCAATTCCTCAAacaacacaataataaaaatgatacatACCAAAATAGCAATAAATAGGCTAGCCTACATCTGTAGCATATGTGTAACAAAGACTTTTGAGTGTACTCACCATTAAAATAGTTGAAGGCGGCAGTGATAGTCATTATTTATTAGTCATTAATAAATACGGCCTAATTATGTTTCGAGTTCCGTTTTGTGTAATAATGTGTTATATATGAATTTTCTGATCAGGCGGAGGGTGAACCAACTCCAGGGTAAGGAGATACGATTCccatttaaaaacagatttcCTCAAAatagctttaaagggatagttcacccaaaaatgaaaaatgtatgtttatctgcttacccccagcgcatccaagatgtaggtgaatttgtttcgtcagtagaacacaaatgatgatttttaactccaaccgttgccgtctgtcagtcaaataatgctagtggatgggaacttctactataagcaGGGGTTAAATTGGCCGGGCCGTCCGGGGCTGAGCCCCGGCATAGTGTcttactattttaatttatcaaatgtaagaatttgaaataaaagattaaacataaatttaattaatataataacatattatatatatatatatatatatatatatatatatatatatatatatatatatatatatatatatatatatatatatatatatatatatatatatatatatatattatataatatatatatatattatatataatatatatatatattatatatatatatatatatatatatatatataatatattaatataataataataataataatataatataatattatagtttataacaTAAATTTAACttgttatattttagtttgtcaattgTTACGATTTTGCAGTCTTCACATACACATGCACCCCTGAAACCACAGAGCCCCCCCACATAACAAATCTCAATTTAACCCCTGACTACtgtataagagtaaataaaacttgcatagacaagtccatattaaaccctgtggctcgtgacgacacattgatgtcctaagacatgaaacgatcggtttgtgcgagaaaccgaacagtatttatataattttttacctctaatacaccactatgtccaactgcgtttagcattcgcttagtgaggtctgatcgcgctctgacaacggcagtgatgtctagcactcgtTGAAGTATACgcacgagacatcactgctATTCATTTCGGTCAAAAAACGATGTAAAATGCTAAGAATCAAATTAATTGCAATTCTATAGTGATTaagtgctttaaaatatataaacattaaattactacGTGCGCAAATTGATGGAGACGTTGTGCGTCATCATTTGCGCCCTCACAGCTCTCTACAAATACGCACGGTTGCACTCTTTACCACCTCTCACTGGATTGCACTCGTGCTCAGTCCGTAGCCCACATTTAAGCTCTCCTCAGGGCGGCCACTGCTATTTACATGAGCAGATGACAGCTCTCTGTTAAGACAGCAATAGTCCTGAGTCAAACTGCTTAAGCCATTGATAAATCTGCTAAGTCATTGCGCGGTCACTACTGttgaaataaacacttttattgCGTGGAAACGTCACCATTATTTTCGATAAGATAAAATACAGAAGATTTAAGGAAATAGGTCATTGACATTACCTGAGCAGTTTCAAGGCATGCATTTATTGCATGGACGGAGCCAACACATAATGTAAGTGTCTAAATGCATACGCAGAGGTCAATGAATGATACATGAAATTATTAACTTAATTCTGTTAAATTTAATATGTCAAGGAAACTGCTGAAATAACTACAACATTAACAACACTGAAATAAGAGCGCTAGGTTTATCAATTAGATCAGATGCGCATTATGTTAACCTGCACTGGTGCGCCGACGCACCGAAGCTTCTTTGTTTTAATTAGCTCAAATTTACTGTTAGATTTAATTACCTTGACAACCTATACATCATTAAGATCTAAGACTTGAGCTTcaatttttaatctttattttactCTCAACATCGTATAGTGACCGTTATGAATATGAGAAATGGAGTCGTTaccttttcattgaaatatgaGCGTCAGCTTCAGCCATTGAGAAAAAAACTTTGTACGATCATCATGAAAAAACGCCACAAAATAACATCCCTCGGGGCTTTTAGGTTAAAAGCATGcatatttggagaaatattgatggactgtcatatgtttatgtcaattttctatacagaggagtaatttttattcaatttttaccTAAAACATGCTGTTGTCGTCATATGAGCACTGTATACACTGACTACTGTGTTTTTAACACATacctgcagccggagggcgctctgtgctcTTAGTCCACAAATAACATCATGAACAAGAGGCAATCATGTGACATACacggaactaacagaggctacCAGACATCGCTATAATCATTGATATAAACATACAGAACGTCACTTTTGAaagtaataaatacacgattgtgaCGATATGTGGTTTATCGGTGTTCTTCACGTCATGTCAGGTAATCATAatagattatatttataatgcaatgctaatcaAGGTTTTCTCATTGTGCAGAACAGAGGGTATGcaagtgacgtcaccgtcgaccgttacgacTGCGGTCACGTCCACTGAgaggcaaaagactgagcggcagcattggctttcagcgtgaatgtcttgaaaaacacacaaaacacattcaaaatggGAAAgcgctttgtgattgactgtacaaatttctttgacacaaaacttttcaaaatttctttgaggtatatattttaaaaaatgcagaaagcaacagaaaaaaaaagcaaatggatcactgcaattcacagaaacaactggactccaggcagagaaacttttttcattttgtgtcaaaatgttggattttgaggtaaaatcatactatatatattgtattgttatttattatgttgacaactcttcaattaaatattttcgaTCCTATATTTTGCATAACTGGgtgaatatattattataaaaaatatatattataaaactatatacattttagggctggacaatatgacgatataacattgatataagtgattacactaatttaaacctacctatattgtagttatataaaatattcacaggcagatttgctttatgtatttccccaccgtcaaaatcaggcacatataaatgtcaggaaacacgactcctggctgcatatcaatatccatggattaggtttatttgacaagttgtaaggaacacattcaattccaacctttagagtaattcatttgttttagtcgctttttcgcagtttcctctactaaatccagtcacgcagcaggttcttttgccactcagtccagctgagggagcgcgttttcgGCAGGAAAGTGACGTCGACGCATACCCTCTATAGCAGGGGTGGGCAACAGTTTTAGTCTGAGGGCCACGGTTACTTTGGCAAAGTAAACGGAGGGCCACACTTTGGACAATTGCAATTAAACATAGTTACATGATTAAATGGTACAAATTAATGCAATGCAAATATGTATAAGGCTACTCTACAGTTACTTTGACAGCCTATTTCAAGGCCTGATACTTATTTTTGCTAGGCCTGTCTGACCTAGGCTACTCTAAGGTTACAATAACTGGATTTACTTTCAAGGATTCATTTCCTACACTACCCTGCATATTGTTCAACTGTCATTCATACCAGCTGTAGCTTTTCAAGATAGAAAACTATTAACAAAACTGCAAATGTATGTGTGCAAGTTATATTAACATACAGACTTCAGGCAATCTGGcttggaattatcaaatttaattgAGGCTATATATCAGAGGGAGACCATCACTgaatgaaaaacatattcagttttcagttgtgattattattttttttgtaatttctttcacatattttgttaaaatcttTTATAAAATAGAACACAATTTAAGTGCAGATCAACTTCATCACACGTATGTTTTCTTGAAAGATATAAAGGACCTATATAGGCCTATGCATCtcacaaaatttaaatttgatttagCTGTATCATCACTATCTACGGGACATGCATAAGAACAACATGGCAACATGAAACTGAACAATGTTGTAAAAATAACATCATCAATCAAGGGTAACTTAATGGAACTTTGGCTAGGCCTActttagaaaaatgtatttcgGCCTATGCAACTGAGATGAAGAGCTTTTTGTCTGTGTTCTGTAACTCAATTACAGAACCTTTTCAATTACCTTTCTTTACTAAGTCACCGAAATCTGGGGTTGTGTTCGACGTTGAGATGCGCAACACGGACGACAGGTGTGTGTCGGTTAGTCGTGATCTGTAGCGTGACTTGTTAAAGTTCATTACAGAGAAAGTCTGCTCGCATACATACGTGGACCCGAATAAAACGAGCATCAAAGGATGCGCATGCCTCCGCATGTTAGGAAACTTGCCCTCGTTCAATGCATCGTAAAAGCTGTCCAATGATGACGAGGCGAATTTCTCCTTGAGAGTGGGATCGCACTGCATGTCAATCAACTCAAGCTGAGCTTCCAGAGGCGCTTGGTCGCTGTCAAAGGAAAAGGGGGCGGACACCAGCCCCATCTCTTTTTAAATTTTTCCGAAATCAGAGAAACGCCTGTGAAATTCAGTGTGCAGATCCTCGAGTGTAGTGGTGTATTTGACAGTGAGTCGGGATGGCACATGCTTCATTGTGGCGAGAGTTGGGAAATGTGTAAAGCTCTTGTTTGTCATTTGTTGGGAAAACAGGGTCAGCTTTGCTCTGAATGCTCGCACATAGGAATACAGTTCGTGCACGAACACATCCTTCCCCTGCAGCTTCCAATTGAGGTCATTCAAATGGCCCATTAAATCCACAGCAAATGCAAAGTCAAGCATCCAATCAGAATCTTCAAGTTCTGGAAAGTCACCAGCCTTCCTGACATTCTCCAGAAACACCCCTATCTGATCTCTTAGGTCCCACACACGGCGTAGCACTGTGCCCAGGCTCAGCCAGCGGACGTTTGAGTGgtattggacatcagtgtgttcTGCCTCACTCTCCTCCAACAACTGGATAAACTGGCGGTGGTTAAGCGCCCGGGCCCTGATGAAATTGACAAGTTTCACCACAGTTTTGGTGACATGATCAAGCTTTAACACAGACTTAGACAAGGCCTCCTGATGAATGATGCAGTGCAAGAAAATCAGAGTTGAGTTGGGGTCATCCTCTCTCACCCTGTCCTGTATCCTACGCAATAGCCCAGTGTTCTTCCCGGTGAGGTTTGGACAGCCATCAGTGGTCACGTTCGGTAACTTCGCCCACGGTAGGTTCATTCTCTGCATGCATCCTGACACCGCATCTTAGAGGTCTGAACCCCTTGTCGTCCCCTTCATTGATTCCATCGCAAGAAACTCCTCCACTATTTCAAATGTGTCAGTAATACCTCTGATGAATATAAGCAGCTGGGCAGTGTCTTTAATATCAGTGCTCTCATCCATTGAAAAGTATGTGAAATCGGTGGCCCTTTTTAGCAATGCAGATGTCAGCTCATCATCAATTACCTCGATGCGACGAGTAACTGTACGGCGAGACAGGCTCACATTTTCGAACTGACTTTTGCTGTCAGGGCACAGCACACTAGCTGCCTCTACCATACATTCTTTCACAAACTCACCATCTGAAAATGGTTTGCTGTGTTTGGCGATTTTGTGTGACACCATATAGCTCACTTTTGTTGCTGACTCCTGGACATTAGACTGCTTGGTAAAAATATTCTGCCTGGCAGTGAAGTTGGAGGACAATATCGTGGCTTTTTCTTCCCTCTCCTTTGAGAAATTCACGGCATAATAAGCATGTTTAGCATTGAAGTGCCTGCtaatattatattctttaaagaCAGCGATGCTCTCCTGACATATCAGACAGATCACCTTTAAGCCGACGTTCGTGACGAAATATTTTGACATCCATTCTTTATTGAATGCTCGACATTCAGAGTcaacttttctcttttttactgcactcattttgacattttttttttatgccgcCGGCCGTTTAGAATTTGTTACTTTGAGGAGTGAAGAAGAGAAGTAAAGGCGCAAATTGTAATTTCACACAGCGACATCtgttggattgtttttaacccctTTCACGTCAAAGATCACAGATTATTGTTGTTCAAAATTCATTACTCGTCAAAACATCACACTATTACTTCTGGACAATCTGAGCATTATTTTAGAAACTTCAGAAAGGTTTAAGACTCCAGCTTCAATATTTAACCACTGTTTATGATTAAATATGTGGTTCATCATGCGTGATAACTAAGCTAAAGTGACATTTCTTCACTGAAACAAGAAGCTAGTAAATGCACAATTTAAGTATTTGTACGATTATGTGTTTTGTGTGCGATTTTCGTGCGATTTGGGGTTTTCATATAAATAATGAATGTCCAAATTGCTAGTGCATCGAGCGCATCGCGGGGGCCGGATTGAAGCAATATGCGGGCAGGATCCGGCCCCCGGGCCGTATATTGTCCATGTAAGCTCAATAGCATACAATGATATATTTTCTGTCTGATTTTTGATCCAAAGCCACATCACATCAAAGAAGGTTATTTAAAATAATCGACTAGTAAGTTTGGAGAAAAAACTTGGCTGTTAACCAGCACTGTCACGCCGACGCACCGAAGCTTCTTTGTTTAAATTAGCTCAAAGTTACTGTTAGATTTAATGTAATtaccttgacaaactatacatcattaaaaaaatctaagaCTCGAGCTTcaatttttaatctttattttacaCTCAACATCGTATAGTGACCGTTATATGTTAatatcatagactgtaaaaaaagatggacgacgcaacgccgcttccttccattgtaatgaactgaaggtAAAACGGACGATGATGGGCGTTGACATGTTGgaacctgggcatgcgcagaaagaCTCGTCAGTGAAACCAGGAggcggaggcggagtcgcggtatcaaacttccgcccagacgtcTGCGTCACCAAGATCAGATCacctatttgttttattatctattgtttattatatttttcttttcctcctcCCTTTTTCATTTGGCTCAAACGATGCTAATTACATCTGGCAATAaggaatttacatttatttgaaagtttATTAATGCACATTGTTCCGTTTTAAACTAAATTACTCATAACTAGGTCAAAACAACATATCgtaattgatgtattttaaataaataaattatacacaaattaaaattatacttgtaaaaaaaatattctgtttctagagcaataatatttttgaaacctcGGTAAAGTTGAACTAACTCTACAgcagatcgattgctgtaacgTTAGACAGTGCTCTTTAATTAACTAGAGTAGgattagttttgtcctgataattattattttatacccataaagataattagtaactgccagattatgatcacctgctttttccgtCATGGCTAACATTAGCCGTGTTATCTTGGCTAATAACATTTAGCTTATAAAGCCCACATTTAACGTGACCGAAAAAAactcagtgatccgtcagatctgtaggtcggttaggacagtttactgctgaacaacaacTTTTGTCAGTgagaaataacacagaaattgaaaaataagttatttattcatcttcagtCTCCCCtcaaagctccgacagtcctcagagaagctgtcaatcaactgtaaatcgtgacgacacgccccgtttctatAGCACCAAATTGCTTGCAAAAATCACACTGATCAAAAAAATGAactattgaatatatatcagcatgataacaactaccttaaatgaccaaaaccatctttcggaaaattttattgtatgtgtaattaattttttgttattttgacaagTGCCATTCgtttgcattgagagggcgggtttatgacttgtactgcatccagccaccaggggacgatcaaagagcccgcggcttcacttttcaggacgtatgaaACACACCCGGTTAATATGCGTCGGGAGTTATGAATATGAGAAACGGAGTCGTTaccttttcattgaaatatgaGCGTCAGCTTCAGCCATTGAGAAAAAAACTCTGTACGATCATCATGAAAAAACTCCACAAAATAACATCCCTCggggcttttagcttaaaagcatgcacatttggagaaatattgatggactGTCATacgtttatgtcaattttctatacagaggagtcatttattaaatttttacccaAAACTCGCTGTTTTCATCATATGAGCGCTGTATACACTGACTACTGTGTGTCCAACACATACCCGAAGCCGGAaggcgctctgtgcacctttagtccacaaataaTACAGCATGAACAAGAGGCATTCATGTGACATACACGGACTAACAGAAGCTACCAGACATCGCTATAATCATTGATATAAACATACAGAACGTCACTTTTGAaagtaataaatacacgattgtgaCGATATGTGGTTTATCTGTGTTCTTCACGCCATGTCAGGTATTCGTAATAgtagattatatttataatgcaatgctaatcgagatagcttttctcattgtgcagaatagcctaaaatgatatattttctgTCTGATTTTTGATCCAAAGCCACATCACATCAAAGAAGGTTATTTAAAAGAATCGACTAGTAAGTTTGGAGAAAAAACGTGGTTTTAATCTTATAAATTGTCGTGTTTTGTTGGTGTGCTAAGCTAATATGCTAACGAGCCCAGAGATGCACCTGTTCTAATCTAAAgctaatgcaaataaataatttttaatagtaAAGCTCactttttcctctctcttttttttttccaagaagGGCATTAGATACAGTTTGAAAGAAGGTGAAGTGAGAAGTTTGGTGAATGAAATGAGGGATTAAATCATCTTGAATAGAACATCAGTAATTATAATagagacaaaagaaaagaataaaagGCCATAAGCAGGCTGGAGAGATGTGAATGTGTTCAGGGGAGACTGAAACTGAATGGGGCAGTTAGGACGACAAAGCATAGAAAATACCCTTGAATAGATGACAATAAACATCAGTTAACATTTTAGAGTCCTTTCTAAATAAAGTCTCATGACATTGTCTTGAAAAACATGTAATAAAACTCAGAGTTTTAAACCTATCATCTTCAAATTTGAAATATAACATGGTCAGACATGTGGCTTTAGCTGCAGTGCATTTCTAGATTGCCACAAGGCCAActtcacttttattttcataaatatatttcataaatatcaatttctaataacttttcaatgATTTGAAGCTATTTTTAACTATTTTCTTCATTGTGACAATAATTAATTATGAGTGTACCATAAACTGCAAAgtgtctgctttcaaatgagaccttacTTACTGCAAAGGGTTCATGAACTGTATCTGTTTTAGTTTGggtatgtcatttttggggATTTTCCAAAAGTGGGGGTGCTGGCTAACAGATTAAAGTTGCATTCGTTACTACAGCAACAGTAAACGATCAGCGCGTTTTATTTCAGAATCATCTTAAGGAAAATGTTCCGTATAAAGAACAAAGAGGTGAAGAAAAGTTAGTTTAGGATTATTTAGGAAAGTGCATGATATTCTAGGGTTGTCTCTCCATGTAAGCATTAGTATGTTTCATGTACCTGGAACACTTATGGTTGTGTagccattaaaggattagttcacttccaaattaaaattctctgatactcaccccaatgtcatccaagatgttcatgtcttattcctcgtctgggatcatgtagaacactttgaagctacaatgaaacgtctcggttacatagataaccctcgttccctgaaggagggaacggagacgtacgtcggacagaccaacgaataggaatctcgctagagaggccaatctacttcgagtgtaactaaacgagccaatgcacattggcatgcaatcatatgcatcagctgcttgcctcgcagcgcgggtatataatgagcagcaggtgcgttgcatc includes the following:
- the LOC137031635 gene encoding general transcription factor II-I repeat domain-containing protein 2A-like, encoding MNLPWAKLPNVTTDGCPNLTGKNTGLLRRIQDRVREDDPNSTLIFLHCIIHQEALSKSVLKLDHVTKTVVKLVNFIRARALNHRQFIQLLEESEAEHTDVQYHSNVRWLSLGTVLRRVWDLRDQIGVFLENVRKAGDFPELEDSDWMLDFAFAVDLMGHLNDLNWKLQGKDVFVHELYSYVRAFRAKLTLFSQQMTNKSFTHFPTLATMKHVPSRLTVKYTTTLEDLHTEFHRRFSDFGKI